One window of the Coriobacteriia bacterium genome contains the following:
- a CDS encoding AAA family ATPase, which translates to MNLIERIVIDGLWGDKSVNLPLHKDVNFLIGPNGSGKTTIINLVVAALTADLTALTKIPFETIRIDLVPYPKGQARPSIEVRARQQPTASGSFTFEWVLKSAKGAEPEPFLVEETPHLVQTRFARRRVGVVQSSDTFRLRHRLSEFLNLTWLSVHRAQPFRNAEADESFDSTVDTKLNDLSDLLVRYFSELDQANSVEVRKFQETVFLSLLARENMRVNVSSVSPTDLPTEQRALLDIYDQLRVPATVFKRPVETHFRLVTEASTRLVGTSGEFSWDDIAALVLSDRTHAIVKEWNILRERQAAISEPQVRFLTVVNSLVRGKSFSIGATNELEATLADGAALPLQVLSSGEKQMLIILGEALLQRSQPTIYIADEPELSLHIEWQQSLVQNVLGLNPAAQILFATHSPDVVSTYGSCAVDAEDVIQ; encoded by the coding sequence GTGAATCTCATCGAAAGAATCGTGATCGATGGTCTATGGGGAGACAAGTCCGTTAATCTTCCGCTGCACAAGGACGTCAACTTCCTAATCGGGCCCAATGGCTCGGGGAAGACGACGATCATCAACCTGGTTGTTGCGGCGCTCACTGCCGATCTGACGGCGCTGACCAAGATACCCTTCGAGACCATCCGGATCGACTTGGTGCCCTACCCCAAGGGTCAGGCGCGACCGAGTATTGAAGTGCGTGCAAGGCAGCAGCCCACGGCCTCGGGCTCCTTTACCTTCGAATGGGTGCTCAAGAGCGCCAAGGGCGCAGAGCCCGAACCTTTCCTCGTCGAAGAGACGCCCCATCTCGTCCAGACACGCTTTGCCCGCCGCCGCGTTGGAGTCGTGCAATCGTCCGACACCTTTCGCCTTAGGCACAGACTGAGCGAGTTCTTGAATCTCACTTGGCTCTCTGTCCACAGGGCCCAACCCTTCCGTAACGCCGAAGCCGATGAGTCCTTTGATTCGACTGTAGACACCAAACTCAACGATCTTTCGGATCTCCTCGTCCGCTACTTCTCCGAGCTCGATCAGGCAAACAGTGTTGAGGTGAGGAAGTTCCAGGAGACGGTGTTCTTGTCGCTGTTGGCGAGAGAGAACATGCGTGTCAATGTTTCGTCCGTTTCGCCGACTGATCTTCCAACCGAACAGCGGGCCCTACTGGACATCTACGATCAGCTGCGAGTGCCGGCGACTGTCTTCAAACGGCCAGTCGAGACTCATTTTCGGCTAGTCACAGAGGCATCAACGAGACTTGTGGGAACAAGCGGCGAGTTCTCTTGGGACGATATCGCCGCCCTTGTGCTAAGTGACCGGACCCACGCGATAGTCAAGGAATGGAACATCCTGCGTGAGAGACAAGCTGCGATATCGGAGCCTCAAGTCAGGTTCCTGACAGTTGTGAACTCACTGGTCAGAGGCAAGTCCTTCTCCATCGGTGCCACCAATGAGCTCGAGGCGACCCTAGCTGACGGCGCGGCATTGCCCCTGCAGGTGTTGTCATCTGGCGAGAAGCAGATGCTCATCATCCTCGGCGAGGCACTGCTACAACGGTCTCAGCCGACGATCTACATCGCGGACGAACCTGAGCTGTCCCTTCACATTGAGTGGCAGCAATCACTGGTTCAGAACGTCCTTGGCCTCAATCCAGCAGCCCAAATCCTGTTTGCCACCCACTCGCCCGACGTTGTTTCCACGTACGGCTCATGCGCTGTTGATGCCGAGGACGTTATCCAGTGA
- a CDS encoding toxin-antitoxin system HicB family antitoxin translates to MSTISLRLPESLHKRVRELAKAEDVSINQFIATALAEKMSALMTVDYLRERGALGDRQRYDSVLAKVRDAEPDEGDEF, encoded by the coding sequence ATGAGCACGATCAGCTTGCGTCTACCGGAGTCGCTGCACAAACGTGTGCGCGAGTTGGCGAAGGCCGAGGATGTCTCCATCAATCAGTTCATCGCCACTGCACTCGCCGAGAAGATGTCTGCGCTGATGACCGTCGACTACTTGCGCGAACGTGGAGCGCTGGGGGATCGTCAGAGGTACGATTCGGTGCTCGCCAAGGTTCGCGATGCTGAACCGGACGAGGGAGACGAGTTCTAG
- a CDS encoding putative toxin-antitoxin system toxin component, PIN family: MVVDTNVVISGLRSSRGTSFRLLELIGRRQFEIALSVPLVFEYEDVLKRQSEELGLTAEDVEALLDYWCSVAHLQEIHFLWRPALRDPKDDHLLELAVASGSGRIITHNVRDFVQSASWGVVATTPREFLKGLGVTK; the protein is encoded by the coding sequence GTGGTTGTGGATACCAATGTGGTGATCTCGGGCCTGCGTAGTTCGCGTGGAACGTCGTTTCGGCTGTTGGAGCTTATCGGAAGGCGACAATTCGAGATCGCGCTATCTGTTCCACTGGTCTTCGAGTACGAGGACGTACTCAAGCGTCAGAGTGAGGAACTTGGGTTGACGGCGGAGGACGTCGAGGCTCTCCTTGACTACTGGTGCAGTGTGGCGCACTTGCAGGAGATTCACTTCCTCTGGCGGCCGGCACTTCGAGACCCGAAGGACGACCACCTGCTCGAGCTCGCCGTGGCATCCGGAAGCGGGCGCATCATCACTCACAACGTTCGCGATTTCGTGCAGTCGGCTTCGTGGGGTGTTGTGGCGACAACCCCTCGGGAGTTCTTGAAGGGATTGGGTGTGACGAAATGA
- a CDS encoding type II toxin-antitoxin system prevent-host-death family antitoxin — protein MTTMQRTITSAELAGRLGEVLDQVERGATYTVTRRGRTVAVLTRFERAGDTVLAEEAQASYGNSAVSPPDATADTAMMRLLAGTSIRQVLALFLRDPAARLHQREIARRAGVGLRSAQLALNRLCDFGILSGERDGNRLYYGAERTERFEGLRALLSRELGIAEVISRHLAPLGDGVSRAFIFGSVASGTDSVSSDIDLLVVGSAKDDDLVGPISAAQRELGREIDLVRYSPEEFELRRIQGNHFIGAVLERPTIAVIGARE, from the coding sequence ATGACTACAATGCAGCGAACAATCACTTCCGCCGAACTCGCGGGTCGCCTTGGCGAGGTGCTCGACCAGGTCGAACGCGGTGCTACCTATACCGTCACACGCAGGGGACGGACAGTCGCCGTCTTGACGCGCTTTGAGCGCGCTGGCGATACGGTGCTGGCCGAGGAGGCGCAGGCGTCGTACGGCAACTCCGCAGTGTCGCCGCCTGATGCCACGGCGGATACCGCGATGATGCGCTTGCTCGCGGGCACGTCCATCCGGCAGGTCCTTGCCCTGTTCTTGAGGGACCCGGCGGCGAGACTGCACCAGCGCGAGATCGCGAGACGCGCCGGTGTCGGCTTGCGATCGGCCCAGCTCGCTCTGAACCGGCTTTGCGACTTCGGGATTCTGTCTGGCGAACGTGACGGCAACCGGCTGTACTACGGCGCCGAACGCACTGAGCGCTTCGAGGGGCTGAGAGCATTGTTGTCCCGCGAGCTCGGAATTGCCGAAGTCATCAGCCGACATCTCGCGCCGCTCGGTGACGGGGTCTCGCGAGCGTTCATCTTCGGTTCTGTGGCATCGGGCACCGATTCCGTGAGTAGCGATATCGACCTGCTCGTTGTGGGCTCTGCTAAGGATGATGATCTGGTGGGGCCAATCTCCGCAGCTCAGCGTGAGCTTGGGCGCGAGATCGATCTCGTGCGCTACTCGCCTGAGGAGTTTGAGTTGAGGCGCATACAGGGCAACCATTTCATCGGCGCCGTACTCGAGCGGCCGACAATCGCGGTGATCGGGGCGCGTGAATGA
- a CDS encoding nucleotidyltransferase domain-containing protein: protein MSGQRSLDRAVERLRAFFAARDDVDAAWIFGSAARGHAGPLSDVDVAILPAVSVPQDGWWDLRADLMSRLPGVLGASVDVVALPEASVTPGFEIACDGVQAHGDQSRLAAEALLRAVTEYWDFESVRAQARATLAERMQAYLRERGAMGDREEYSAVLAKVRNAEPAEGDGL, encoded by the coding sequence GTGAGCGGGCAGCGCTCCTTGGACCGCGCCGTTGAGCGCCTTCGAGCGTTCTTCGCCGCGCGCGATGACGTTGACGCCGCCTGGATCTTCGGAAGCGCAGCACGCGGTCACGCGGGCCCGCTGTCCGACGTCGATGTGGCGATTCTGCCCGCGGTCTCTGTGCCTCAGGACGGCTGGTGGGACCTGCGGGCCGATCTGATGTCCCGGCTACCCGGCGTTCTCGGGGCGTCGGTCGACGTGGTCGCTTTGCCGGAGGCGTCTGTGACCCCGGGCTTCGAGATCGCCTGCGACGGAGTACAGGCGCATGGCGACCAGAGTCGGCTTGCAGCCGAGGCGCTGCTGCGTGCCGTGACTGAGTACTGGGACTTCGAAAGCGTTCGAGCACAGGCGCGCGCGACGCTCGCCGAAAGGATGCAGGCCTACCTGCGTGAGCGAGGCGCAATGGGTGATCGCGAGGAGTACAGCGCGGTTCTCGCAAAGGTTCGCAATGCTGAGCCCGCCGAGGGTGACGGGCTGTAG
- a CDS encoding type II toxin-antitoxin system VapC family toxin: protein MNVVDSSAWIEYFSGGPNGSEFAGAIEDAEALIVPSLTIFEVFKRVAAVAGESPALKAVGVMTTGRVVDLSASVALEAARISLENGLAMADSIILATARLEGAILWTQDAHFEGMDGVEFREKRV from the coding sequence GTGAACGTCGTCGACTCATCGGCGTGGATCGAGTACTTCAGTGGTGGGCCGAACGGTTCGGAGTTCGCCGGGGCGATCGAAGATGCGGAGGCGCTGATCGTTCCGAGTCTGACGATCTTTGAGGTCTTCAAGCGTGTCGCCGCCGTCGCGGGCGAGTCACCCGCGCTCAAGGCGGTGGGTGTGATGACCACCGGGCGCGTGGTCGATCTGAGTGCGAGCGTCGCGCTGGAGGCCGCACGCATCTCGCTGGAGAACGGCCTCGCGATGGCCGACTCGATCATCCTGGCAACAGCTCGACTCGAGGGCGCGATCCTGTGGACGCAGGATGCGCACTTCGAGGGGATGGATGGGGTCGAGTTCAGGGAGAAGAGGGTCTAG
- a CDS encoding AbrB/MazE/SpoVT family DNA-binding domain-containing protein, protein MDIVTISPKFQVVIPKHVREQLKLVPGQTVQVLAYGDRIEFLPVRSARDLRGFLADTGVSFEREEDDRL, encoded by the coding sequence ATGGATATCGTAACCATCTCACCGAAGTTCCAGGTAGTGATCCCGAAGCACGTCCGAGAGCAGCTCAAGCTCGTACCCGGGCAGACGGTTCAGGTGCTCGCGTACGGGGACAGGATCGAATTTCTGCCTGTGCGGTCCGCCCGTGACCTGCGTGGGTTCCTCGCCGACACCGGCGTCAGCTTCGAGCGCGAAGAAGATGATCGGCTGTGA